From one Trifolium pratense cultivar HEN17-A07 linkage group LG1, ARS_RC_1.1, whole genome shotgun sequence genomic stretch:
- the LOC123902976 gene encoding transcription factor UNE12-like — MSNHPSDTPADDFLEQILGLPNFTSADGTDTSSLAAPMMLQLNSGEAATHLGAGGGFHAPVYHLGLSLDQGKGGGFLKPDDASGSGKHFREDVVDTRPKNTFELYIAPF, encoded by the exons ATGTCGAATCACCCTTCCGATACTCCCGCCGACGATTTCCTCGAACAAATTCTCGGCCTCCCGAATTTCACCTCCGCTGATGGTACTGACACTTCTTCCTTAGCTGCTCCGATGATGCTGCAGCTCAACTCCGGCGAAGCAGCCACTCATCTTGGCGCCGGAGGTGGATTTCATGCGCCGGTTTACCATTTGGGCCTGAGTTTGGACCAAGGCAAAGGAGGAGGGTTCTTGAAGCCCGATGATGCTTCCGGGAGTGGGAAGCATTTCCGGGAGGATGTTGTTGATACCAGACCTAAGAAT ACATTTGAATTATATATTGCTCCATTCTGA